The following proteins are co-located in the Candidatus Competibacteraceae bacterium genome:
- a CDS encoding nickel-dependent hydrogenase large subunit, with translation MSVARITIDPITRIEGHLRIDCEVNNGKVSNAWSSGQMWRGIEIILQGRDPRDAWLFTQRICGVCTTVHAIVSVRAVENALDLEVPLNAQYIRNMIVAAHGIHDHIVHFYQLAALDWVDIVSALSASPEGAATLGSSLSGYRRNSLPEIRQVQEKLKAFVGSGQLGVFASGYWGHPAMKLPPDVNLLAATHYLQALEYQRIANRIVAILGSKTPHIQNLAVGGVANPINPDSQSTLTLERLFAIKAEIDKLGEFVNQAMIPDVAAVGALYADWTGYGAGVTDYLSVPDLPLDTKGTQFELPGGYVPKGDLSQFKPITSYQDGYFRDGVKESVKHAWYQYKGDHAARHPYEGQTHPHHTDFQDDGKYSWVKAPTFYDQRVQVGPLANVLAMVAAGHEPTQRHLKRVLDIAGKVAGSPIPVEALHSTIGRIAARAVRCAVLLESLQNQWQLLVDNIAKGDFTTFNRPVFPKGEIRGFGYHEAPRGVLSHWTVIENGKIKNYQAVVPSTWNAGPRDDADALGPYEASLVDNPVADPELPLEVLRTIHSFDPCLACAIHLTDTHRRSTVQVKAF, from the coding sequence CTGTCCGTGGCCAGAATAACCATTGATCCCATCACCCGTATCGAGGGTCATCTGCGGATCGACTGCGAGGTCAACAACGGCAAGGTAAGCAACGCCTGGTCGTCGGGGCAGATGTGGCGCGGCATCGAGATCATTTTGCAGGGCCGCGACCCGCGCGACGCCTGGCTGTTTACTCAGCGCATCTGCGGGGTCTGCACCACGGTCCACGCCATCGTGTCGGTGCGCGCGGTCGAGAATGCCCTGGATCTGGAAGTGCCGCTCAACGCCCAGTACATCCGCAACATGATCGTCGCCGCGCACGGCATTCACGATCACATCGTGCATTTTTACCAACTGGCGGCGCTCGACTGGGTCGATATCGTCTCGGCCCTGTCGGCCAGCCCCGAGGGCGCGGCCACGCTGGGATCCAGTCTGTCCGGCTACCGCCGCAACAGTCTGCCGGAGATTCGCCAGGTTCAGGAAAAGCTCAAGGCGTTTGTCGGCAGCGGCCAGTTGGGCGTGTTCGCCAGCGGCTACTGGGGTCACCCGGCGATGAAACTGCCCCCGGACGTGAATCTGTTGGCCGCGACCCATTACTTGCAGGCGCTGGAGTATCAGCGCATCGCCAACCGGATCGTCGCCATCCTGGGTTCGAAGACCCCCCATATCCAGAACCTCGCCGTCGGTGGGGTGGCCAACCCGATCAACCCGGACAGCCAATCCACGCTGACGCTGGAACGGCTGTTCGCCATCAAGGCGGAGATCGACAAACTCGGCGAGTTCGTCAATCAGGCCATGATTCCCGACGTGGCGGCGGTGGGCGCGCTGTACGCCGACTGGACCGGTTATGGCGCCGGCGTTACCGACTATCTGTCGGTGCCCGACCTGCCGCTGGACACCAAGGGCACGCAGTTCGAACTACCCGGCGGTTATGTGCCCAAGGGCGATCTGTCCCAATTCAAGCCGATCACCAGTTATCAGGACGGCTACTTCCGCGATGGGGTCAAAGAGAGCGTCAAGCACGCCTGGTATCAGTACAAAGGCGACCACGCGGCGCGCCATCCCTACGAGGGCCAGACCCACCCGCATCACACCGACTTCCAGGACGACGGTAAATATTCCTGGGTCAAGGCCCCCACCTTTTACGACCAAAGGGTCCAGGTGGGACCGCTGGCGAATGTGCTGGCCATGGTGGCCGCCGGCCACGAGCCGACCCAGCGCCATCTGAAGCGGGTGCTCGACATCGCCGGCAAGGTGGCCGGATCGCCGATCCCGGTCGAGGCGTTGCATTCGACCATTGGCCGGATTGCCGCCCGGGCGGTGCGCTGCGCGGTGCTGCTGGAATCCTTGCAGAACCAGTGGCAACTGCTGGTTGATAACATCGCCAAGGGGGATTTCACCACCTTCAACCGGCCGGTATTTCCCAAGGGCGAGATTCGCGGGTTCGGCTACCACGAAGCCCCACGCGGGGTCTTGTCGCACTGGACGGTGATCGAGAATGGCAAGATCAAGAACTATCAGGCCGTGGTGCCCAGCACCTGGAACGCCGGTCCACGCGACGACGCCGATGCGCTGGGGCCGTATGAGGCATCGCTGGTCGATAATCCGGTCGCCGATCCCGAACTGCCTTTGGAAGTGTTGCGCACGATCCATTCCTTCGATCCCTGCCTGGCCTGCGCGATCCACCTGACCGACACCCATCGGCGGTCCACCGTCCAGGTGAAAGCGTTCTAA
- a CDS encoding HyaD/HybD family hydrogenase maturation endopeptidase, which produces MRIVVLGLGNILLRDEGVGVRVVEALAARYVLPAVVEVVDGGTVGMDLLDTLAGCDHLLVCDAVQTGAPPASVVKLADAEVPALFQTRFSPHQLGLAEVLATLILMEEAPAALTLIGVVPADLELGVELSPEVAVALERAVECLADALRGLDLVLEPRSPAFSPSPPTPLPQGERGVPV; this is translated from the coding sequence ATGAGAATCGTGGTGCTGGGCCTCGGCAACATCCTGCTGCGCGACGAGGGCGTCGGGGTCCGGGTGGTCGAGGCGCTGGCCGCGCGCTACGTTCTGCCAGCGGTGGTCGAAGTGGTCGATGGCGGCACCGTTGGCATGGATCTGTTGGACACCCTGGCCGGTTGCGATCATCTGCTGGTGTGCGATGCGGTGCAAACCGGCGCGCCGCCAGCCTCGGTGGTGAAGCTGGCCGATGCCGAAGTGCCGGCTTTGTTTCAAACTCGCTTCTCCCCGCATCAGTTGGGTTTGGCGGAGGTGCTGGCGACCTTGATCCTGATGGAAGAAGCACCGGCCGCGCTCACCCTGATCGGGGTGGTGCCGGCCGATCTGGAATTGGGCGTCGAACTGTCGCCCGAGGTGGCGGTGGCGCTGGAACGGGCGGTGGAGTGTCTGGCGGACGCACTGCGTGGGCTGGATTTGGTCCTCGAACCCCGGTCCCCGGCGTTTTCCCCCTCACCCCCAACCCCTCTCCCGCAAGGGGAGAGGGGAGTTCCGGTCTAG
- a CDS encoding HypC/HybG/HupF family hydrogenase formation chaperone, giving the protein MCITIPARVVEVHDASAVVERYGERLEVSLLLLQEEVAIGDFLILQARAFAVEKIAPEEAAEIYRLFDEFVGVADDNATA; this is encoded by the coding sequence ATGTGCATCACGATTCCCGCCCGAGTGGTCGAAGTCCACGACGCCAGCGCGGTGGTGGAGCGTTACGGTGAGCGACTGGAGGTGAGTTTGCTGCTGCTTCAGGAGGAGGTCGCCATCGGTGATTTCCTGATCCTGCAAGCGCGCGCCTTCGCCGTGGAAAAGATCGCGCCCGAAGAAGCGGCCGAGATTTACCGTTTGTTCGACGAGTTCGTCGGCGTGGCCGACGACAACGCGACGGCATGA
- a CDS encoding nickel-dependent hydrogenase large subunit → MAGGAAGGVEGGLNIRVAVQGGRIVAVDLRSTRPVNLCAVLVGRDVGAAMALLPRLFGVCRIAQTVAGLAAVEAALGMVPAPPQLAARCFLVAAESLEQTAWRLLLDWPRCIGVSPALDTLKRLRQLLSALPLKLFPDLTWNRVGGARLAPALADLASLLDPLQLVIHQAVCGEATRNSWPLTDRRSFERWLGHAATPAALTLRCLCEQGLADFGRGTVEPLPVFDLAVLERRMAAADGYRFCARPDLEGAVHETGALARLWEHPLIADLRADYGNGLLTRWVARWVEMDDLLTELRGQFARLEEHPGPSMEQNSAGTGLGLVESARGRLCHRVAVAVGQVTDYKILAPTEWNFHPEGPLTRSLLGARLAEAGAPPIRRAVALLATALDPCVGFELLVDES, encoded by the coding sequence ATGGCTGGTGGCGCGGCCGGTGGGGTCGAAGGCGGCCTGAATATCCGGGTCGCGGTGCAAGGCGGCCGCATCGTGGCGGTCGATCTGCGTTCGACCCGGCCGGTCAATCTGTGCGCCGTGCTGGTGGGACGCGATGTCGGCGCCGCCATGGCATTGCTGCCGCGATTGTTCGGTGTGTGCCGCATCGCGCAGACCGTCGCCGGTCTTGCCGCCGTCGAAGCCGCCCTCGGCATGGTCCCCGCACCTCCTCAATTGGCCGCTCGCTGTTTCCTGGTGGCCGCCGAATCCCTCGAACAAACCGCCTGGCGTCTGCTGCTCGACTGGCCGCGCTGCATCGGCGTGAGTCCCGCGCTCGACACCCTGAAACGGCTGCGGCAACTCCTGTCCGCCCTGCCGCTCAAGTTATTCCCCGATCTGACTTGGAACCGCGTCGGTGGCGCACGGCTGGCGCCGGCTTTGGCGGATCTTGCCTCGCTGCTCGACCCACTCCAGCTCGTGATCCACCAGGCCGTTTGCGGCGAGGCAACCCGAAATAGCTGGCCCTTGACCGACCGCCGGAGCTTCGAGCGCTGGCTGGGTCATGCCGCCACGCCGGCGGCGTTGACGCTGCGTTGCCTGTGCGAGCAGGGCTTGGCGGATTTCGGGCGCGGCACGGTGGAGCCGCTGCCGGTGTTCGACCTCGCCGTGCTGGAGCGACGGATGGCGGCGGCCGACGGTTATAGGTTTTGCGCCCGCCCCGATCTGGAAGGCGCGGTCCATGAAACCGGGGCCTTGGCCCGACTGTGGGAGCATCCGCTGATTGCCGATCTGCGCGCCGACTACGGGAATGGCCTGCTGACTCGCTGGGTGGCGCGATGGGTGGAGATGGATGATTTACTGACCGAACTCCGCGGGCAATTTGCACGGCTGGAAGAGCATCCTGGACCATCGATGGAGCAAAACAGCGCCGGTACTGGTCTCGGTCTGGTGGAAAGCGCGCGCGGTCGCTTGTGTCATCGGGTGGCGGTGGCGGTGGGACAGGTGACCGACTACAAGATCCTGGCGCCGACCGAATGGAATTTTCATCCGGAAGGACCGCTGACACGTAGTTTGTTGGGTGCGCGGCTCGCTGAAGCCGGCGCGCCGCCGATCCGCCGCGCCGTTGCCCTGTTGGCGACGGCGCTTGATCCCTGCGTTGGTTTCGAGTTGCTCGTCGATGAATCCTGA
- a CDS encoding type II toxin-antitoxin system RatA family toxin, producing MFKTAHRESRVVAVSTEQMFDLVADVERYPEFLPLMREARIIGRHAGGYETEQVLMLGLLAYRFRTRTELEPPHSISVTSADRHFRYFDIRWSLAPATEGGCRIDFALDCEIRSLWFKPLGDVLVAQMALTTVNAFAARARRLDAGQALSVQRPRT from the coding sequence ATGTTCAAGACAGCGCATCGCGAAAGCCGGGTGGTTGCCGTTTCCACCGAACAGATGTTCGATCTCGTCGCCGATGTGGAGCGCTATCCGGAATTTTTGCCGTTGATGCGGGAGGCGAGGATCATCGGCCGCCACGCCGGTGGTTATGAGACGGAGCAGGTGCTGATGCTGGGCTTGCTGGCGTATCGCTTTCGTACCCGCACCGAACTGGAACCCCCTCATTCCATCAGCGTCACGTCGGCCGACCGCCACTTCCGTTATTTCGATATCCGCTGGTCGTTGGCACCCGCGACCGAGGGGGGTTGCCGCATCGACTTTGCGCTCGACTGCGAGATCCGCTCGCTTTGGTTCAAGCCGCTTGGCGACGTGTTGGTGGCGCAGATGGCGTTGACCACCGTCAACGCCTTCGCGGCGCGGGCACGCCGGCTGGATGCCGGACAAGCCCTGTCGGTCCAGCGCCCTAGAACGTGA
- a CDS encoding class I SAM-dependent methyltransferase: protein MVLQPATTDAENAAHCQESDQEISVSTQVPLPAYLQQVYWWAYLHPAAVRVFERQWLVNLILWGNFAQLRDAALDEMGATIDGSILQVACVYGDFTERLAQRLEPTARLDVVDVAPVQLENLKAKLDNGAPRIALHHQDSTNLHFADASYDCVVLFFLLHEQPEEVRAQTVAQALRVVKPGGKVIFVDYHRPHPSNPFRYVMVPILTTLEPFAMDLWRKEITEWMPEERVRAATVKKETFFGGLYQKVVVTF from the coding sequence ATGGTGTTACAGCCAGCAACGACCGACGCCGAAAACGCAGCCCATTGCCAGGAGTCCGATCAGGAGATCTCCGTTTCGACACAGGTTCCGCTACCGGCGTACCTGCAGCAGGTCTACTGGTGGGCGTATCTTCACCCCGCCGCGGTGCGCGTGTTCGAGCGGCAATGGCTGGTCAATCTAATTCTGTGGGGCAACTTCGCCCAACTGCGAGACGCCGCGTTGGACGAAATGGGCGCCACCATTGACGGCAGCATCCTGCAGGTCGCCTGCGTTTATGGAGATTTCACCGAGCGGCTGGCCCAACGGCTGGAACCGACCGCGCGGCTGGATGTGGTGGACGTAGCGCCCGTCCAGTTGGAAAATCTAAAGGCCAAGCTGGATAACGGCGCTCCGCGCATCGCCCTGCACCACCAGGACTCGACCAATCTCCATTTCGCCGATGCCAGCTACGATTGTGTGGTGCTGTTCTTCCTGCTGCACGAACAACCCGAAGAGGTCCGGGCGCAAACCGTCGCGCAAGCCTTACGCGTGGTCAAACCGGGCGGCAAGGTGATTTTCGTCGACTACCATCGCCCCCACCCGAGCAACCCTTTCCGCTACGTCATGGTACCCATTCTCACCACGCTGGAACCCTTCGCCATGGACTTGTGGCGTAAGGAAATCACCGAATGGATGCCGGAAGAACGGGTGCGGGCCGCAACCGTCAAGAAGGAGACTTTTTTCGGCGGCTTGTATCAGAAGGTGGTCGTCACGTTCTAG
- a CDS encoding fumarate reductase subunit D, which yields MAKSNKPIFWGLFAAGGTVTAFVTPVLVLITLFAAMRFSPALFTYEYLHAFAANWLGKLVIFGIILLSLWHAAHRLRVTVHDFGVRADTLVAYVVYGLAGLGTLLTIIYLLRI from the coding sequence ATGGCCAAATCCAATAAGCCAATCTTCTGGGGCTTGTTCGCCGCCGGTGGCACGGTCACGGCATTCGTGACCCCGGTGCTGGTGCTGATCACGCTGTTCGCCGCCATGCGCTTCTCGCCAGCGCTGTTCACCTACGAGTACCTGCACGCCTTCGCGGCAAACTGGCTGGGCAAGCTGGTCATCTTCGGCATTATCCTGCTGTCATTGTGGCACGCCGCCCACCGGTTACGGGTCACCGTTCACGATTTCGGCGTCCGCGCCGACACGCTGGTCGCCTATGTCGTCTATGGGCTCGCGGGTCTGGGCACGCTGCTGACGATCATTTATCTGCTGCGCATCTGA
- a CDS encoding fumarate reductase subunit C, giving the protein MNSKPYIREVSKTTWFLSQPRYKRYMAREVTCIFIFAYTFLLIVALARLSQGPDAFQEFLNALHSPLGVLFNATVLIATVYHSMSWFNVTPQAMPIQRGEEFVPGNIIVGAHYGAWAVVSLIILFLGV; this is encoded by the coding sequence ATGAACAGCAAACCCTATATCCGTGAGGTTTCCAAAACCACCTGGTTTCTGAGCCAGCCACGCTACAAGCGCTACATGGCCCGCGAAGTGACTTGTATTTTCATCTTCGCCTACACCTTCCTGCTGATCGTGGCGCTGGCACGGCTATCACAAGGGCCGGACGCTTTTCAGGAATTCCTGAATGCGCTGCACAGCCCCTTGGGCGTGCTGTTCAACGCGACGGTTTTGATTGCGACGGTGTATCACAGCATGTCGTGGTTCAACGTCACGCCCCAAGCCATGCCGATCCAGCGCGGCGAGGAATTCGTGCCGGGCAACATCATCGTCGGAGCCCACTACGGCGCTTGGGCGGTAGTCTCGCTGATCATCCTGTTCCTGGGAGTCTAG
- a CDS encoding succinate dehydrogenase/fumarate reductase iron-sulfur subunit, producing MSELQKRQIQLEVLRYNPETDTAPRYQSYSVPCLDEWVVLDALNYVKDHLDPTLSYRWSCHMAVCGSCGMMVNGEPKLACKAFIHEYGDQIKVEPMANFPIERDLVTSVEDFITKLASVKPYLIPKSDQPVSAGEFKQTPAELKKFKQYTLCINCMLCYAACPQYALVPEFLGPAAISMAHRYNQDSRDGGRDQRQEVIASNEGVWECSFVGACSEVCPKHVDPAGALQQVKVASTIDWYKEHLMPWVKK from the coding sequence ATGAGCGAACTCCAGAAACGCCAGATCCAACTGGAGGTGCTCCGCTACAACCCGGAGACCGATACCGCGCCCCGGTATCAGAGCTATTCCGTACCCTGCCTCGACGAATGGGTGGTGCTGGATGCGCTGAACTACGTCAAGGACCACCTCGATCCGACGCTGAGCTATCGCTGGTCCTGCCACATGGCGGTCTGCGGCAGTTGCGGCATGATGGTCAACGGCGAGCCGAAACTGGCGTGCAAGGCCTTCATCCACGAATATGGCGATCAGATCAAGGTCGAGCCGATGGCCAATTTCCCCATCGAGCGCGATTTGGTCACGTCGGTCGAGGATTTCATCACCAAGCTGGCCAGCGTCAAGCCCTACCTGATTCCCAAGTCGGATCAACCGGTCAGCGCTGGCGAATTCAAGCAGACCCCGGCGGAATTGAAGAAATTCAAACAGTACACGCTGTGCATCAACTGCATGTTGTGCTATGCCGCCTGTCCGCAATACGCCCTGGTGCCGGAATTCCTCGGCCCGGCGGCGATCTCCATGGCGCACCGCTACAACCAGGACTCCCGCGATGGTGGCCGGGACCAGCGTCAGGAGGTGATCGCCTCCAACGAAGGGGTGTGGGAATGCTCGTTCGTCGGCGCCTGCTCCGAGGTGTGTCCCAAGCACGTTGACCCGGCGGGCGCGTTGCAGCAGGTCAAGGTGGCCAGCACCATCGACTGGTATAAAGAGCACTTGATGCCCTGGGTGAAAAAATGA
- the frdA gene encoding fumarate reductase (quinol) flavoprotein subunit, which translates to MEIIKTDVAIVGAGGAGLRAAIALAEADPKLRIALISKVYPMRSHTCAAEGGAAGVVKSDDSLDLHFNDTVGGGDWLSDQDAVEYFINEAPKELTQLEHWGCPWSREPNGSVAVRPFGGMKIKRTWFAADKSGFHILHTLFQTSLKYPSIQRFDEYYATDLLVEDGRCQGLTALEIRNGEMKQFQAGAVIIAAGGGGKMFPFTTNGNIKTGDGMALAYRAGTPLKDMEFVQYHPTGLPNNGILLTEGCRGEGGILLNKDGRRYLQDYGMGPETPVGQPVLKTMELGPRDRLSQAFWGEQQKGNTVTTPWGDCVLLDMRHLGEKKIDERLPLVRDLCISYLGKDPVKEPIPIRPVVHYMMGGIHTDVQAATRLPGLFAAGECACVSINGANRLGSNSLTELLVFGRRAALSAMAHLQSNPTPSSDAALAAKAKASQNRIQALFDKSDGTESIAGLRQEMMDTMEANVGIYRTGEGLAAACEKISELRQRYANIALTDKSHVYNTDLMQALELGSMLDCAEAVTVGARDRKESRGAHQRLDFTARDDENLLKHSLAHYHPTEPPRIEYLDVVITKSQPGVRDYSGAKK; encoded by the coding sequence ATGGAGATCATCAAAACCGACGTTGCCATCGTCGGAGCGGGAGGCGCGGGGCTGCGAGCCGCCATCGCCCTCGCTGAAGCCGACCCGAAATTACGCATCGCCCTAATTTCGAAAGTCTATCCCATGCGCAGCCACACCTGTGCCGCCGAGGGCGGAGCCGCCGGTGTCGTCAAGTCCGATGATAGCCTCGACCTGCACTTCAACGACACGGTGGGCGGCGGTGACTGGCTGAGCGATCAGGACGCCGTCGAGTATTTCATCAACGAGGCGCCCAAGGAATTGACCCAACTGGAACATTGGGGTTGTCCGTGGAGCCGTGAGCCGAATGGTTCCGTCGCCGTGCGCCCGTTTGGCGGCATGAAGATCAAACGCACCTGGTTCGCCGCCGACAAGTCGGGGTTCCACATCCTGCACACGCTGTTTCAGACCTCGCTGAAGTATCCCAGCATCCAACGCTTCGACGAGTACTACGCCACTGACCTGCTGGTCGAGGACGGGCGCTGTCAGGGACTCACCGCCCTGGAAATTCGCAATGGGGAAATGAAGCAGTTTCAGGCGGGCGCGGTCATCATCGCGGCGGGTGGCGGCGGCAAGATGTTCCCGTTCACCACCAACGGCAACATCAAGACCGGCGATGGCATGGCTCTGGCCTATCGCGCCGGGACGCCACTCAAGGATATGGAGTTCGTCCAGTACCATCCCACCGGTCTGCCGAATAACGGCATCCTGCTGACCGAGGGCTGTCGCGGCGAAGGCGGCATTCTGCTGAACAAGGACGGTCGCCGTTATTTGCAGGACTACGGCATGGGGCCGGAAACGCCGGTCGGTCAACCGGTGCTCAAGACCATGGAACTGGGTCCGCGCGACCGACTCAGCCAGGCATTCTGGGGCGAGCAGCAGAAGGGCAACACGGTCACAACCCCGTGGGGCGACTGCGTGTTGCTGGACATGCGCCATCTGGGCGAAAAGAAAATCGACGAAAGGCTGCCGCTGGTGCGCGACCTGTGCATCAGCTACCTGGGCAAGGACCCGGTCAAGGAGCCGATTCCGATTCGCCCGGTCGTCCATTACATGATGGGCGGCATCCATACCGATGTGCAGGCCGCGACCCGCTTGCCGGGACTGTTCGCCGCCGGCGAGTGCGCCTGCGTCAGCATCAACGGCGCCAACCGGCTCGGCTCCAACTCGCTGACCGAACTGCTGGTCTTCGGGCGGCGGGCGGCGCTCAGCGCCATGGCCCATCTGCAATCCAATCCGACCCCCAGCAGCGACGCGGCGCTCGCGGCGAAGGCGAAGGCGTCGCAAAACCGCATCCAGGCCTTGTTCGACAAGAGCGATGGCACGGAGAGCATCGCGGGATTGCGTCAGGAAATGATGGACACCATGGAAGCGAACGTCGGGATCTATCGCACCGGCGAAGGTCTGGCGGCGGCGTGTGAAAAGATTTCCGAGCTGCGTCAGCGCTACGCCAACATCGCGCTGACCGACAAGAGCCACGTCTACAACACCGATCTGATGCAGGCGCTGGAACTGGGGTCGATGCTCGACTGCGCCGAAGCGGTCACGGTGGGTGCGCGGGATCGCAAGGAATCGCGGGGCGCGCATCAGCGGCTGGACTTCACCGCCCGCGACGATGAGAACCTGCTTAAACATTCGCTGGCCCACTACCACCCTACGGAACCGCCGCGCATCGAGTATCTCGATGTCGTCATCACCAAGTCGCAGCCCGGTGTCCGTGACTACTCAGGAGCCAAGAAATGA
- a CDS encoding 2-phosphosulfolactate phosphatase family protein, translated as MEIFVYHTPDQVPDISQKARKGGLTLDLPACAIVIDVLRATTTMATALESGAEAIQVFDDLDVLFRTSERWPAERRLLAGERGGEKLEDFDLGNSPSECTPARVGGKRLFMSTTNGTRALERVRQVPILLTASLTNRAAVVRYLLWEQPHTVWIVAAGWRGGFSLEDTICAGAIACALSVERDSDCAGDDESIAAMALFERWQTRLPQLLRYAHHGRGLVALGCGQDLDYCARLDSVDVVPLQVEPGVLKAAALG; from the coding sequence ATGGAAATCTTCGTTTACCACACCCCCGATCAAGTCCCGGATATCAGCCAAAAGGCGCGCAAGGGTGGCCTCACGCTCGATCTGCCGGCCTGCGCCATCGTCATCGACGTGCTGCGCGCCACCACCACCATGGCGACCGCGCTGGAATCGGGCGCGGAGGCCATTCAAGTCTTCGACGATCTCGACGTCCTGTTCCGAACCAGCGAACGCTGGCCGGCGGAACGCCGCTTGCTGGCCGGCGAGCGGGGTGGCGAAAAACTGGAAGACTTCGACCTCGGTAATTCGCCGTCGGAATGCACCCCCGCGCGGGTCGGTGGCAAGCGGCTGTTCATGAGTACCACCAACGGCACCCGCGCTCTGGAACGGGTACGGCAAGTACCGATCCTGCTGACGGCCTCGCTGACCAATCGGGCGGCGGTGGTGCGTTATCTACTGTGGGAACAGCCGCACACGGTATGGATCGTGGCCGCCGGCTGGCGTGGTGGATTCTCGCTGGAGGACACCATCTGTGCCGGGGCCATCGCCTGCGCCCTCAGCGTCGAGCGGGACAGCGACTGCGCCGGCGACGATGAGTCGATCGCCGCCATGGCGTTGTTCGAACGCTGGCAAACCCGCTTGCCGCAATTGCTGCGCTACGCCCACCACGGTCGCGGTCTGGTGGCGCTGGGCTGCGGGCAGGATCTGGACTACTGCGCCCGCCTCGACAGCGTCGATGTGGTACCGCTGCAAGTCGAACCGGGGGTACTGAAAGCAGCGGCCCTGGGCTGA
- the grpE gene encoding nucleotide exchange factor GrpE: MDTACKEQLLARFRAYLDELPEMEPTAEEDRHTDLYSLFAELVALKNEVKLESRQVKTALEEFRAVFATLQASQSQLGGELDRARGALPEQRRTVLKPVLLELLELRDRLEAGLRALQSYHPALWVQWLRGRRKERDLLQAMAQGQDISLRRLDQILNAQQVVALETEGQPLDPHTMRAAELDRRPNLANGIVTEELRKGYTWQGELLRLAEVKVNRQPEPATGADTSRATDNSPN, translated from the coding sequence ATGGATACCGCATGCAAAGAGCAATTGCTGGCGCGCTTTCGCGCCTACCTGGACGAACTTCCCGAAATGGAGCCAACGGCGGAAGAGGACCGGCATACCGACCTCTACTCCCTGTTCGCCGAACTGGTGGCGCTGAAAAACGAGGTCAAATTGGAATCGCGCCAGGTTAAGACCGCGCTGGAGGAATTCCGGGCCGTGTTCGCAACCCTGCAAGCCAGTCAGAGCCAGCTCGGCGGCGAACTGGATCGTGCCCGCGGCGCGCTGCCCGAACAGCGACGGACGGTACTGAAGCCGGTGTTGCTGGAACTGCTGGAGCTGCGCGACCGCCTGGAAGCCGGGCTGCGCGCCCTGCAAAGCTATCACCCTGCCTTGTGGGTCCAGTGGCTACGGGGGCGGCGAAAGGAACGGGATTTGTTGCAAGCAATGGCTCAGGGCCAGGACATCAGCTTGCGCCGACTGGATCAAATTCTGAACGCTCAACAGGTCGTGGCTCTGGAGACTGAAGGCCAGCCGCTCGACCCGCACACCATGCGCGCCGCCGAACTGGACCGGCGGCCCAACCTGGCCAACGGCATCGTCACCGAGGAACTGCGCAAGGGCTACACCTGGCAGGGTGAACTGCTGCGGCTGGCGGAAGTCAAGGTCAACCGCCAGCCGGAACCCGCCACCGGCGCCGATACGTCACGCGCCACCGACAACTCACCGAACTGA
- a CDS encoding J domain-containing protein, with protein sequence MPNPFTVLGVVETADDDTIKKAYLQQVREHPPERDAERFQTIRAAYEAIKTRRDRLSYRLFQKEIPDLAGLVASALQAGPRRRPSEQQLLQVLHGRLTGPK encoded by the coding sequence ATGCCGAATCCGTTTACCGTGCTGGGCGTCGTCGAGACCGCCGACGACGACACCATCAAGAAAGCCTATCTGCAACAGGTGCGCGAACATCCACCGGAGCGGGACGCCGAACGTTTCCAGACGATCCGCGCCGCCTACGAAGCGATCAAGACCCGCCGGGACCGTCTCAGTTACCGGCTATTCCAAAAGGAAATCCCCGACCTGGCGGGGCTGGTGGCGAGCGCCCTGCAAGCGGGCCCGCGCCGCCGCCCGAGCGAGCAGCAACTCCTGCAAGTTTTGCACGGCCGCTTGACCGGCCCGAAATAA